The window TATTGAATCGTTACCTTTGATATATGTCGCTGTCTGCTTTCATATCCTATTTGAGATTGGAGAAGAACTACTCCCAACATACCATCAAGGCGTACGAGAGGGATTTGAAAAGCTTTTCGGGCTTCTGCAAGGAGCAGTATGATGAACAGGATATCGCAACTGTTTCTTACCCCTTGATCAGGAATTGGATCGTTCATTTATCGGAGCAAGGAGTTTACAATAGGAGTATCAACAGGAAGATTTCGTCACTTCAGGCCTACTACCGTTTTTTGTTGAAGGTCGGTGACATTACCGTCTCCCCCTTGGTCAAGCACAAGGCGCTTAAAACCAGTCAAAAGGTAGAGGTGCCGTTTTCTGAAATGGAGATGGATACCATACTCTCCGAAATTCCTTTTGAAGATGATTTTGAAGGCATCCGTGATAAGCTCATCATCGAACTGTTGTATGCCACGGGAATGCGAAGGGCTGAGCTTGTGAACTTAAGGGTTACGGATATTGACTTTTCCGGTAATGCGCTCAAAGTGCTGGGCAAACGGAACAAAGAGCGTATCGTTCCCATCTTGTCCTCTACTGTGGAGCAAATCAAGAGCTATTTGGAAGAACGCTCCAAGTTGGAAAAGGTAGTCGATTCGCAGTATCTATTTTTAACAAAAGAAGGTCTTAAAATTTATGAAACGCTTGTTTATCGAACTATAAATAAGTATTTTAGTTTGGTGTCCCCCAAGGTAAAAAAGAGTCCACACATACTCAGGCACACCTTTGCAACGCACTTGCTGAACAGGGGGGCAGATTTAAATTCCGTAAAGGAACTATTGGGTCATTCAAGTTTGGCATCTACGCAAGTGTACACGCACAACAGTATTGCCGAACTCAAGAAGGTACACCAGAAGGCCCATCCAAGAAACAAGAAGTAGCATTCTTGTATTGTTTAACTTCACTGTCCCGGACAGTACTAAAAACGTCGTCTTATGAAAGTAAACGCACAATCGGTAAATTTTACAGCTGATGGTAAACTCATTGACTTTATCCAAAAGCGAATGGACAAGATGGAATTGTTCTATGACAAGGTCATTGAATCGGATGTGTATCTCAAAGTGGAAAACACAAGTGCAAAAGAAAATAAGATTGTGGAAATCATGGTGTTCATCCCCAGGGATAAAATCATGGTAAAAAAACAATGCAAGTCCTTTGAGGAGGCTGTGGATTCCGCCTGTAGTTCCTTGGAAAGACAATTGGTGAAAAAGAAGGAAAAGATGAGGGCGAACGCCTGACGAAAATTTTTCAAAATTTATTTTGAATTAAAATATAAATATATACATTTGCAGTCCGTTAGAAATAGCGGGCTTTTTTAGTGAATAAAAAGCGGTGAAATGCCGATATAGCTCAGCTGGCTAGAGCAGCTGATTTGTAATCAGCAGGTCGTGGGTTCGAGTCCCTCTATCGGCTCGTAAATTACTGAAAATAAGGCGGGGGGATACTCAAGCGGCCAACGAGGACAGACTGTAAATCTGTTGGTTTTTACCTTCGCAGGTTCGAATCCTGCTCCCCCCACAAAGATTGTTCGTCGGAACAATTGGGATAAAAGGTTTTTTGAAATAATGGAATGTTTGGGTTTGGGCCCAAAAAAATGCGGGAGTAGCTCAGTTGGTAGAGCGTCAGCCTTCCAAGCTGAATGTCGCCGGTTCGAACCCGGTCTCCCGCTCTAAATTTGAAACTGCGGTTTCAAGACGAAGGTTGAAGTTTTAACGAGCTAGACTTGTAACTTTTAAACTCTAAACCTGATAACCCATAGGCCGGTGTAGCTCAGGGGTAGAGCGTTTCCTTGGTAAGGAAGAGGTCAGGGGTTCAAATCCCCTCATTGGCTCAAAACGATTTGTACACTAATATAAACTAAGATTAAAATTATTTTAAAATGGCAAAGGAAACTTTTGATCGTTCCAAACCCCACTTAAATATTGGTACCATTGGACACGTGGATCACGGTAAAACAACATTGACTGCTGCTATTACCACTGTATTGGCAAACGCTGGTTTGTCTGAGCTTAGAAGCTTTGACTCCATCGACAACGCGCCAGAAGAAAAAGAAAGAGGTATTACTATCAACACTTCACACGTTGAGTACCAAACTGCTAACCGTCACTACGCTCACGTTGACTGTCCTGGTCACGCGGATTACGTAAAGAACATGGTTACAGGTGCTGCCCAAATGGACGGTGCTATTTTGGTGGTTGCCGCAACAGATGGTCCAATGCCACAAACTCGTGAGCACATCCTTTTGGGTCGTCAGGTAGGTATTCCACGTATCGTTGTTTTCTTGAACAAAGTTGACATGGTGGACGATGAGGAGCTATTGGAGCTTGTTGAAATGGAAGTAAGGGAATTGCTTTCTTTCTATGAGTACGATGGTGACAACGGACCTGTAATCTCTGGTTCTGCACTTGGTGCTTTGAACGGAGAGCAAAAATGGGTTGATACTGTAATGGAATTGATGGAGGCTGTTGATTCTTGGATCGAGGAGCCAACACGTGAGGTTGATAAGCCATTCCTTATGCCAATCGAAGATGTATTCACCATTACTGGTCGTGGTACCGTAGCAACTGGTCGTATCGAAACTGGTGTTGCCAACACAGGTGACCCTGTAGATATCATTGGTATGGGTGCTGAGAAATTGTCTTCTACCATTACTGGTGTTGAGATGTTCCGTAAGATTTTGGATAGAGGAGAAGCTGGAGATAACGTAGGTCTTCTTTTGAGGGGTATCGAGAAATCCGATATCAAAAGAGGAATGGTAATCTGTAAGCCAGGCTCTGTTAAGCCTCACGCTAAATTCAAAGCAGAGGTGTATATCTTGAAAAAAGAAGAAGGTGGACGTCACACTCCATTCCACAACAACTACCGTCCTCAGTTCTACGTTCGTACAAC is drawn from Flagellimonas sp. MMG031 and contains these coding sequences:
- a CDS encoding tyrosine-type recombinase/integrase, with translation MSLSAFISYLRLEKNYSQHTIKAYERDLKSFSGFCKEQYDEQDIATVSYPLIRNWIVHLSEQGVYNRSINRKISSLQAYYRFLLKVGDITVSPLVKHKALKTSQKVEVPFSEMEMDTILSEIPFEDDFEGIRDKLIIELLYATGMRRAELVNLRVTDIDFSGNALKVLGKRNKERIVPILSSTVEQIKSYLEERSKLEKVVDSQYLFLTKEGLKIYETLVYRTINKYFSLVSPKVKKSPHILRHTFATHLLNRGADLNSVKELLGHSSLASTQVYTHNSIAELKKVHQKAHPRNKK
- the tuf gene encoding elongation factor Tu, which codes for MAKETFDRSKPHLNIGTIGHVDHGKTTLTAAITTVLANAGLSELRSFDSIDNAPEEKERGITINTSHVEYQTANRHYAHVDCPGHADYVKNMVTGAAQMDGAILVVAATDGPMPQTREHILLGRQVGIPRIVVFLNKVDMVDDEELLELVEMEVRELLSFYEYDGDNGPVISGSALGALNGEQKWVDTVMELMEAVDSWIEEPTREVDKPFLMPIEDVFTITGRGTVATGRIETGVANTGDPVDIIGMGAEKLSSTITGVEMFRKILDRGEAGDNVGLLLRGIEKSDIKRGMVICKPGSVKPHAKFKAEVYILKKEEGGRHTPFHNNYRPQFYVRTTDVTGNINLPDGVEMVMPGDNLTITVDLIQPIALSVGLRFAIREGGRTVGAGQVTEILD
- the raiA gene encoding ribosome-associated translation inhibitor RaiA; the encoded protein is MKVNAQSVNFTADGKLIDFIQKRMDKMELFYDKVIESDVYLKVENTSAKENKIVEIMVFIPRDKIMVKKQCKSFEEAVDSACSSLERQLVKKKEKMRANA